The window gttggaaattcgtgatcgtacctcgtctaatttattgtccaatgattgtatGTTGGCAAGTAACATTGATGGTAAGGGCAGATTTCCCACTCGCCGTCGGTGGATCCTTACGAGGCACTCCGCCCTGTGTACTCTATACCTGAttctctttctcttgccaatgAAGGACATTTTGGCCTTGTCAGGTGTCAGAAGTACAtcctgtgcgtcctgcttgttgaagaaaaaaatctttgtctaatccgagatGAGAggtcgctgtcctgatatccagaagctttaATGCCGTAAGATACTGTggtagaaacattatgtacaaaataagttacaaataacgtgaaaaaaaacataatagcacaattggttggtcACCCGTAAAACGGCTGCCATTTCTTCTGGCGCCATCTATCCTATATGTCTGTACGGTGGATATTTCTGTATGATGGATGTCTGTATGCAACTACTATAAGATGGCTATCTCTGTCTGCAACGCTTCATGAAAAGTTCAAAACATCagaaagaaacattcaaatgcAGATGTCTATAAGTCTCCATATGAGTTAAGAGCTAAATTTAGTTATTTCACAGACACCTCACATGATGCACACCAGTAGCAGCTGTAATAGGTGTAACCTGCTATAACTCACTGTACATTATAAAGCCAAGTACATTCAACAGTAAATCAAACAGAATGTTCAATACTTTACCTTGCCCTTGGCCAGTGAATGCCAATACACAGAACAGCAAAAGCATCTTTATTCCCATTCCTCTGGCCACAATATCCTTGTGAATGTGCAATATGATCTCTACAGCTATGACTGAATGAACAACTAACCTCCGCAGTTACTTCAGCCCTTTATATAGACGTGTGTCTCAATCTGAGATAAAATGGGCCATGTTGTATGAAGCGTGTGCCCCTACCTACACCTGCCTTGTGTTATATACGCCAAGCATTTTGGAAAGAGTGGACGTTGGCCAAAACAACACCTCATAGTGTTACTGATGAGTGATGTCAGCCTGACAGGTGGATGTCTACGGAAAAACACTCTTCTGCCTTCATGGCTAATGTTCAATAAATATACTTTCTTTCAGAGCAAACTAACAAATAACGTTAATTAAATAGAATGTTCACCTGAAGACTTGAAGGCCGCTTGAAACTGTCAGCCAGACACTGTGATTGTGTTTCCTTGGCAAACAAGACAATGATCAAATATTCCTTTAGCAAAACAATGAGGAATTAAAAACGTCATTGATCTGATAGGTCAATATGCTGCCCAGATCATCATTCAAGCGATTAGAGCAAACTAAATGACAATTTATGTGAAAGGGTTAGAGAAGTTCTGTTTGCACAGAGTCAAATCTCACATTGACTATCACAGGACATGAACATTCTTTCACGGCATAACGGTTTGGTGCTTGCTGGATTCCATTAATCAGTCATGGTATTGGGCTCCACACCGCTACGCTGGATTGGCTGGATCATTCATCCCCATGTCGATGGTATCTCTGAAGACCAACTTAAAAACAGATATTTACACTTGGTCTCTTGAGCTTCCATTTTCAGCATGTTAGAAGCTGTAAGGTGGAAGTAGTAAACAAATACTTCTCGACAACTGACACTGCCAACAACCATACGAAGGAGCAGGTCCAACGTCTCATCACAGTGCTGTGTGTCACTAGACAGCTCTCTTGTGGTTCTCTGCTCAGGCATAACTCAACACATGCAGGTACAGTATCTTGGATGTGCTCACATCATCACATGCCGGTATAAAACTGTTTGGTCATCCCAATACAATACATCTCTCCATTGTTGTGTTCCATGTGAACTTTCGCTGCACTCATTGTTTTGAGTACATTAAGCAATCAAACACACTCTGGAACACACACTGGATATTTTGACAAGATACAGCTAAAGGTTGTTATTTTGGTTTAAAAACTTTTCTTTGCAGAGCCGTCATGCAGACACACATCAGTGGTTGGAAGCTGCAAACAAAGAACCAATGTCCGTGCATACTGTAAGCTTTCATTGGTTTTAATGCATTGCATTTTGACATCACATATTCAGTTTTTCCACAATCAACATTCAAGATAGAGGCAGTTAGGACTACATTTGCAGTATATACAAACAGTCTATGCAGCCTTTATAGGGAGTCTTGGGTCTCGTGAGGTGACTGCCTTTGAATAAAGAGTGCAAGACAAGTATAAGCTAGCTACAACACATCCATACACACTGACTCAGTATCATGTCATATCCAAGCCAAATACCCACCAGTCTCAGCGCTACTTTGAAATGCCCTCATCATTCACTCCAAATACACCATACCATTCCCCTTCATTCTCCATATTTCTACAGCCAAAATAAGACATATTCAGCCTAAATCTTCACAAGTAACAAAAAGCAACGGTGGCAAACAGATACCGGAAACAAGTAATGCTTTAACAGTGGAGCCAACTGGCCAAGTGATGCCTTCTTGCATCGTCACCGTAAATGGCCGCCGTGTCTAAACACATATGGGACACAATTTGAGGGATTTTAAATGATATTATTAGTAACCAATCAGATCAGTAACCAATCAGATCAATAGGACTGTAGATGTTTTCAAAGTGAGGAGAAAAAGACAGGAAATGTTGATATTTTGAGAGGAAACAAAACAAACCTTTAGTATGGTAGGTTTTCTGATTCTCCTAACCTTTCTGTGGGGAAGCTCTTATGAAGTATCTATCAGCCAGGAAAGACAGATCCTAACATATTGGTGCATGATATCCATAATACAGAATGAAACTAAAGAAAGGACAATCTCTTAAATCCGCTCAATCACATCTCAATTGGTGATAAGTGGTCAAATCTGACTACTAACACAGATATTTGATCCTATTAGTGTTTAGCGGTCCTCTACGCAGCCATTTTGGTGGTAAGTTACAGTACGGTCCCATAGAATAGAGTTGTGCAGTGGTTACCAACCCTGGTTCTGGAAAGCCTTTTAAGTTCAGGCTTTTCTTCCAGCCCAGCATTCAAAACATTCAAcgtgattcaactaatcaaggaCTAGATCATTATTTGAATCATGGGTTGGAACAAAAGTCTATACTTAAATACTAAAAAGTGTTCTAAAAGCAGTGAATGTGCTAAAAGCCTGTACTCTTGtggctctccaggaccagggatTTTACCTCTGATGTAGTGATTGGGTCATTGGCCATCAGTTCTCCATCAGCTGGTATTCAGTTTTCAGCCTGTTTCTCCAGCAGGCCCTTGAGGTGGGCGTGTAGCGGCTGGCACACAGCCTGGTAGCCCtgaggggtgaggtggaggaaGTCATACAGGTCCTGGTGGGAGATGCTGCCGTCCGAGTGCACAAAGCCGGGGTCAACATTGAGGAGGGAGGCGTGGGGGAGAGAGGACACTGCATCCTTGACCAGCTTGTTGACCTGGGCGTTCCTCTCCCGCAGGGGGTTGGGCATCTTACCCCTGGGCAGCACTCCCTGTGGTTGGAAACATACATGatagcacaggaggctgctgaggggagaacggttCATAATAACGTtcggaatggagcaaatggaatggcatcaaacacctgaaaACCATGTGTGTGATAGCTGAATCAGTGGAATActtcagccattaccacaagcccattctccccaattaaggtcccaccaacctcctgtgcatgATAGTCACATTGTTGCCATGCTGGAAAGGACAAACGTGCCAATATAGTTAGCAATGATAATGGAGTCCATAAAGCATGCAGTTCATAATTTAGGTTTGGGTTATCATAAAGGTCAATGGTTGTAAAGGGGATTTTCCAAGTGAACAAATGGGAGCGCAGTCAATCACATGAATTTAAATAATTTCAGTTTATTACAAGAATTCAGGGAGAACATCTCCAGAACAGAAGCCAAGAGAAATGTCTAACGGGCTTGTCTGAGAGGGTACTTCTATAATCCCGCAGCACCGAGTGTTGAGTAAACACCAGCCCGAGAGGCTTGTAGGAAGTCACAACATCAGCTGCTACAGAatcacactgtcacagatacaTTATCAGTGTGTCCTCTGCGAAGTCTTTCAGCAAACTTTAACCATAACATTCAACACTAGCAGACATTTGATTCTGGCAGTTGAACAGGTCAAAGGAAGGAACATCAGTACTTAGTAACAGTGAATCACATACAGGAAAATGATAAACCGTTGTAATGGGAAATGTTTGAAGTCACGTGGTAGAAAATAGGAAGAAAAACCCACCAGTACGAGAGTGTAAGCCTTCGGCAGCTTGTCCTTGATGAGTTGGACTATGGCCATAATGCCTCCACAGATCTGTTCTGCAGTGTGACCGTGATTATGGGTGCCCACCCACAGCACCACAACCTGGTAGAGGCACAGGCACAAACATCAACTTGGTGGGCAGTTTCATTCATACCACTTCATTTAAAAGCATTTTCAATGATTGATACTGAAAGTGCTTTTTGGCCTGGGAACAGGCTTGAGACCATGGATCTGTGCAGCCATTAGGGTTTATATCTGAACAATGAGGAGTGTATGATCAACTCTAATGTAATGTACTAACGTGTTGTCTGTGTATATACATACCTTTGGGCTGATGTGGGCCAACTCTCCATTGCTCAATCTCCACAAGACGTGCTGTGTTTCGTCACCACCCACCCCAAAGTTGAGAGCGTGGAGAGGGGAGAACAGCTCTCGCCACACCTGACAAAAACAAATGAACACAATACCAGCATGTCAACTAGCATAACCTAGCAGCTAACATGTCTTCTTCTGAAATAACAAGACTTGTAATCAGAAAATATTCAAATGTGGCAAATTATGTTAGCTAAAGTTCCAACCAACAAATTATACCAATGTTTGCAGTCCCATTACAGCTGTCAGGATAGAGAGATTACCTCAAACTGGTGCAAGAGCTGGACAAGAGAGTCTCCTACAAACAGGACATCAGGTTCCTTGTCCTTGCTGTTAGACACAAAGTGGTTATGCTGtaggcagaaggagagaggaaaggggatacctagtcagttgcacaactgaatgcattcaaccgaaatgtgtcttccgcatttaacccaacccctctgaatcaggacCCCAGAGGAAATTGACAATATAGGTTACTGGGATTCTGAAATGGCAGCAGGATACACACCAAAGACATCCATCTGCCATCTCCCTGGATGTCCACACAAGGAGTGGGTGTGGCGGCGGGGTTGGAGTCTCCTGAGCTCATCACTTTGTCTGTCTAGTGTCAGAAAGAAACAAAGTGAAAATCAAGGCTTGGTAGATTAGAGCAGATGGTTGGATGCTTACTGTGTGTGAATCAAAAAGCAACTAACCACGGGTAGCTAGCTGGGTCACTACAGTAGAGTAGTGCAAAACAATTCCAAGTGAAATGTGTAACCCTATTCACAAATGGACGTGCACTGGCACATATTATGgggcctaataataataataacgatTGCAGTAACTAATACTTTAGCACAAATACACCAAAAACACGAGGATTCGTTAGTCATATGTCAAGCCAGGCTACAGGAATAGTCAGCTAgctatacagtagctagctagctaatcataAGGTTAGCATAAAGTGCTACGAACCAATGATGCATTGGCAATGTGGTGCATCAACGTACAGACTTTTTCATATTAATAGGTGTGGTTGCTGAATAGCTAACAGGTATTACTGTTTTACAATACCGTAATTGAGGTTCGGGCTGCCTGATAGTTCCTGAAAGTAAAATTTCAAGTCACTATAGAATGTACCATTGACCACGCATAGGTGAGCTACTTCAGTAAAATATTGTTGTTTTTTCCAGTCTAGTGATATGTAAGCGCATACAATTAGTACTGTATATGAATACTTTCATAAAAACACGTATTTTCACTAAAATATGGCAATCAAAGTGACTGCCAAAGGGAATTATGGTTGCGGATAAACTGTAGCCTACCTCCTCATTTCTAGTTTTGGAATCGTCCGGTGTTTGTTCACTAGGGAAAGGCGCGCCGCCGTAGAGCAAATTTTACATTTGCGTCATTTAGCGGACGTTATTATTCTGAGCAATAGTGCTTACATGTTCATACTTCTTCCCCCCCGGGAATCGAACCAACAACTTTGGCGTTGTAAGCGCCATGCGCTACCAACTGAGGTACACGGGACCAACTAACTGACAGACCATGAGAGCTTCTCAACTTCTTCATTCAAACATATAACTTTACAAAAGACTGCGATTATCGCCGAACTCTCCCGCGTCATGTCATTAATCAAATCATGTTCGATTTACGTCTCGCCAATTTCACAAACGTCGATGGTTGTTTCACTGAAAGTGACGTAAATTGAAAGTTTACGTTACTCTGTATTTAGTTAGTTCGCACCAGCCAGCTAAAAAACTGCATGTGCCACATGAGGAAATTAGGCAAATTAAATGTGCTGTTTTACTCAGTTTGGTGATATTGTTGAATATACCCTACACGAACACGCGCAGCTACATTGATTAGCACATCACATTTTCAATGTGATGTTGGTGGCTAGTCCGGGACGTTGCTGGGCAACCAAACATTTTCAAAACTAGAATGTGTTTACCCCAACTTCCATTTTTGGATAGTTTGCGATATTGTAGATTGCACGTTTTCTGTATCTTGCTAGTTTATGTTACATAATATCACTGGTACATGCAACACTGTATCGGGGTATCTTtctattcttttttaaatttcgCCTTGATTTCCTGCACCTGTGCCTAATTTGTCCAGAAAAAATTGCTGGTGAGTGACTGCCGTTTgtttactaacgttagctaacgtaaGCTCGCTAGCTAAtcaacaacattattttgttAATGTGTGCTGATTGAATACTTTTTGTTATTGTGAACTGTTTTGTCTTGCTAGCTTGATAATGTTGGCCATATCTAGCTATTAGGTTTGCTAGATGAAGTTATTTTTCTGACAACGTTAGCTAATGTTCCAGGTTTCATTCATTTGTGTTAATGATCAAAAGTGTTCTGTTTCAAATAATACTTCTGCATGTGACCCAACAGCCATCTTTTTTTTGAATTATTCAGTATTTTCTGTGCACCTAGCATTCCACCTCATGATGAGCCATCTACATGGCAGAGCCTTAACAGAGAAGCAGAATGTCCTGCATGTTTTTAGCAAGCACTTCAAGTCTACAGATAAAACCTGTAGCCCAACCAACAGATCCACTCCACACTGCTGCTCTTCAAGCCATACCAAGAACACAGAAGCACAAAACAGCCAGACGAACAAGACTAAACGACTAAAAACAcgcaaggagaggagacaggtaagCAGAGGAGGATCAAATAGCAGATCCCACCAGCACCAAAGCAGCAAAGAGAAGGACCACTGTCATGGTTGCTGCCAAAGCTGCTCTCGCCTTCCTCCACGGAGAGATGCCCCATTAGCCCGCGTTTTCCCCGCAGGGCAAGAGCCCAGCATCATCACGAACAACCGTCTCATCGGCCACCATGGCCTGTTCAACCATGAGGTGAAGTCCATCGACATCGAGCGCCTGCTGAGTGAGCAGAGGAAGTTGGAGAAGCTTGGGCAGCGCGGGGAGCGAGGCAAAACTACTGCTACTCTTCCTCCCCTTCCACCCTCATcttcccttcctttctcctctcctgggCCTGATTCAGATGTGGGTGAAGTTGCTGTTCCTGACAATGTTGAGGAGGATCCAGATAAAGGGAGAGTAGAAAGAGTAGTAGCAAAGAGTAAGGCCAACAAGTGTTATGAGTATAGGTCTAATTCAGAAAGCAGACTTTTTAAGTGTTCTCATGGGGATACACAAGAGGATTTCAGAAGAAAATTCACATCTATTCAGGTTTGTCTGGAGAAGAATGTAGCCAGTCACTCTAACAGCCAGGAGTCTGGTATCACACCAGGACAGACACATCATAGCGGTCTGACATCATCAGAGGGCGGCGTAGTTACCCTATCATCCACAGAGAGTCCCTCGCGTGTGGTTCGAAACAAGAGCAAGGGGCCCAGGCCTGTAGTCTGTGAAACACTGTTGTCACCCAGTGGAAAGAATGAAAATGAGAGACCACCTGACACAAGGGCTGAGGTTAAGCCTGTTGTCCTTACCATGGAGCAGACCCCCAAAAACCATGGACCTattctcccacacacacagccattcagGCCCAGTCCAAACATCACAATATCCTCCTTCTCAGCAAGAGGTGGACGCAGTGAGAGCTCAGACAATCAGATGCAGCAAACTGTCACCAACCCTGTCAGTGTGGTAGCTGCGCGTCTGTGCAGGtctctgcagctgccactacTCCGCAGGAGACACCTTGTGGCGGAAAGTAGGGAGGTGCTGCTGCAGGCCCTACGGGAGAGGCACGGGCTCCAGCTGCAGGAGAACCTACTCAACGTGCAGCGACGTCTCAGCTTCGGTACAGGACCCACCACAACCAGGGCCGGCCTGGGGCAGAGCACAATCCTGGAAGGCGTAGGTGCATATGGAGGCTGGCCTGCAGGTATGGTATATAATGTGCTTGCGGTTGTGAGTGTTGGGTTGAGGACCGCAATAAGAAATGGAATCCTCTGTACTCTTGATCATATAATCATACTGTAACTAATCAGATCATATTGATTGAAATTGTGGCCTATCTGTATTATTTGTCAAATGTTTTATTGTAGCCTAACTGCATTTGGATATCGATAGTATTGTACACCACAGTGGGGACTTTGAAAATATCTTCAGTGGTGTAGTTTAGTTGAATGATTTTTCAACTATCACAGCTCCATTGGACAGTGGTTTTGGAGAGAGCATGGTGGAGCATCCGTGCCTAGACGCCCAGAGGTCAGCCCCCAacaagaggaggagga of the Oncorhynchus clarkii lewisi isolate Uvic-CL-2024 chromosome 3, UVic_Ocla_1.0, whole genome shotgun sequence genome contains:
- the LOC139389746 gene encoding platelet-activating factor acetylhydrolase IB subunit alpha1-like isoform X1, with protein sequence MRRNYQAARTSITTDKVMSSGDSNPAATPTPCVDIQGDGRWMSLHNHFVSNSKDKEPDVLFVGDSLVQLLHQFEVWRELFSPLHALNFGVGGDETQHVLWRLSNGELAHISPKVVVLWVGTHNHGHTAEQICGGIMAIVQLIKDKLPKAYTLVLGVLPRGKMPNPLRERNAQVNKLVKDAVSSLPHASLLNVDPGFVHSDGSISHQDLYDFLHLTPQGYQAVCQPLHAHLKGLLEKQAEN
- the LOC139389746 gene encoding platelet-activating factor acetylhydrolase IB subunit alpha1-like isoform X2 gives rise to the protein MSSGDSNPAATPTPCVDIQGDGRWMSLHNHFVSNSKDKEPDVLFVGDSLVQLLHQFEVWRELFSPLHALNFGVGGDETQHVLWRLSNGELAHISPKVVVLWVGTHNHGHTAEQICGGIMAIVQLIKDKLPKAYTLVLGVLPRGKMPNPLRERNAQVNKLVKDAVSSLPHASLLNVDPGFVHSDGSISHQDLYDFLHLTPQGYQAVCQPLHAHLKGLLEKQAEN
- the LOC139389732 gene encoding proline-rich protein 19, with protein sequence MMSHLHGRALTEKQNVLHVFSKHFKSTDKTCSPTNRSTPHCCSSSHTKNTEAQNSQTNKTKRLKTRKERRQVSRGGSNSRSHQHQSSKEKDHCHGCCQSCSRLPPRRDAPLARVFPAGQEPSIITNNRLIGHHGLFNHEVKSIDIERLLSEQRKLEKLGQRGERGKTTATLPPLPPSSSLPFSSPGPDSDVGEVAVPDNVEEDPDKGRVERVVAKSKANKCYEYRSNSESRLFKCSHGDTQEDFRRKFTSIQVCLEKNVASHSNSQESGITPGQTHHSGLTSSEGGVVTLSSTESPSRVVRNKSKGPRPVVCETLLSPSGKNENERPPDTRAEVKPVVLTMEQTPKNHGPILPHTQPFRPSPNITISSFSARGGRSESSDNQMQQTVTNPVSVVAARLCRSLQLPLLRRRHLVAESREVLLQALRERHGLQLQENLLNVQRRLSFGTGPTTTRAGLGQSTILEGVGAYGGWPAAPLDSGFGESMVEHPCLDAQRSAPNKRRRKQLCPNRMTPPQPLIGSQNSLDTAAAWNPNPSVEQVGELIGELLRPSSSSHFLMDLQPSGSPSRHHVFAPPPSSPWAAQSGLPQPWDDVFDRGSKRESTRVDHFENWRYDPDLSFLNQTETVREKSSGPFYHESMQCFLQYPTGPTEGHRDRHLPQQQDPYDIERSHFGGSSSSFFAPTHYPLDSHQLHPFYRFNRRPPTSPVISRSHLPDMAYYPPSNMLESGLSPLLPHGSLPAFPSPERWSFPRMRLY